The following proteins are encoded in a genomic region of Planktothrix agardhii NIES-204:
- the res gene encoding resolvase, translating to MAIYAYLRVSSDKQDVHNQRHGILEYANTHGLSPIQFIEDTISGREKWLERGVGQLLNQTAQESDIVIFSEVSRMARSTLQVLEMLECCVRRGINVHIAKQGMVLDDSMQSRITATVLGLAAEIERELIVLRTTEALAKRKAEGKTLGRPKGRQSAHLKLDTREAEIRSYLAKGISKRSIAKLVDCSPSTLYDWLSRKHLHPRPDKLVEKS from the coding sequence ATGGCTATTTATGCTTATTTAAGGGTCTCCAGCGACAAACAAGACGTACACAACCAACGACATGGCATTTTAGAGTATGCCAACACTCATGGTTTGAGTCCCATCCAGTTTATAGAGGACACAATTTCTGGGCGGGAGAAATGGTTAGAGCGAGGTGTAGGACAACTACTGAATCAAACAGCGCAAGAATCCGATATAGTCATTTTTTCAGAAGTGAGTCGGATGGCACGCTCCACCCTACAAGTCTTAGAAATGCTGGAGTGCTGTGTGCGTCGAGGAATCAACGTCCATATCGCCAAACAAGGAATGGTACTGGATGACTCCATGCAAAGCCGAATTACAGCAACAGTTTTGGGCTTGGCAGCAGAAATCGAACGGGAATTGATTGTACTGAGAACAACCGAAGCCCTAGCCAAGCGTAAAGCCGAGGGAAAAACGTTGGGACGACCTAAAGGAAGACAATCTGCACATTTAAAACTGGACACAAGGGAAGCAGAAATTCGCAGCTATCTAGCCAAAGGGATTAGCAAACGCTCAATTGCCAAACTGGTCGATTGTTCACCTTCGACTCTCTACGATTGGTTGTCACGGAAACATCTCCACCCCCGCCCCGATAAATTAGTGGAGAAATCATAG